TCTCTTTTTCTTTCAAATAATGACCTATAGTGAGACATAAACCCCttaatgtaacaataaaataaattattttttaatattaattatttacccaGATACAGATATTGGCCCAGTGTTAGAACCGGCATTCCTCACCATGTCACATTTCATAGGCCTGCCATCTAACTGGCGATTATGATATACATCTACTGCTTGAATAGCATCAGCTCGACGATTATAAATCACTTCAGCAACACCAGGCCGAATTACTTTAGACTCTAATAAATCCCCTATGTCTGCAAAAAGTTcctgaataaaaatatgaataatcaaattaataaaacaaataatatgtggattaatcatacatttatgttacaaaaatagtgaaataattaaataattaaatactaataattactagaaaaaagttattatcggcttgtataaatattttgtttaacataaatattaatatatgctataatgattttaaacataaatacatactcTTATATCTTCACACGTCACAGATGGTTCTaagttagaaataataattttatggccAATAGGTCGTGAACGCTTAGCTAAGGCTACTTGATGTGAGTCCAATCTTGAACGTAATGTTTCACTCAACCCTCTATTccttaaaaaagaaatatacataaaaataatattaataaaatattaaaatttactatgaagtgataatgttatcatttaaaaaccaatacaaTTGTAAGTCAAAGttacgtttaaaatttttaataactaataagtttcctaaaataaaatgttttaaatcttataaaaaaaaaactttgtatataatattttctttacttcctgatattttaatgaaaaaaattaatttttcaagagTGATTTGATTACCTCatgattattgtattttgggtagcaaatcaaattatttttttcattttctcaagtttttaattaacccGTTATTAATATCGCTATGAGCATTTTGCTCACACAATTGCCATTTTAAGAACCATtggcttaaatattattaaattttgacaatattatatatatgcttCCTTGAGTTATTAACGAAAATGATtaaggaaaaatattaaaagttataaataaacttactaAGTTATCAAACTCCAATGTAACAATACCGTATAGTTAGCATTGTACTCGCCCGTCACTAATCACCTtaccatatatttaataattatgctgtttttattttcggtttattatagttatttcgaataattccaaaatattgaaaaatatattcctcttattttattaaatttctatttgagaatcatttatttttatttttaaataaattttagttaaattatttattatattatattaatttatcgtaCCTTGAATTTCTATCTGATAAATCATCTTGATATCCATCATGATTAAACATTGCATTTCCGACATTTCGTCTCATCacctacattaaatttaaaaatgcattaacttacattttaaatttaagtttaatatatttttttatttactggtGTAGGAGAGTATCTATTTGTATCTTCCCATTCCATTGAATCCTCATAATCCATTGCCATAGGTCTATTATATGGTTTATCATTAACTCTCATTGGTCTTGTAGGACGCTCTGGTGGCCGTCTTGTAGACTGTGTGTTTGGTATCGGGCGTCTTGGTATTCTCATATCCCGTCTTACTGGTCTAATATCTTCAATTGGTCTGTCaccttacaataattaaatacatactcATTAGCAAagaacgaaataatattaaactataaaaatattacttctaAATGTATTAAGCTCTGAATTGAAAGTGTTACTACTACGTCTTTTTTCTACACCATCAAAACGTCCTTTATTTACAGAAGGCAGTCTGTCAGGTCTTCTGTCTCTAAAACTAGAATGATGTGAAGATGCTCTTTCATCCAA
This sequence is a window from Rhopalosiphum maidis isolate BTI-1 chromosome 1, ASM367621v3, whole genome shotgun sequence. Protein-coding genes within it:
- the LOC113547807 gene encoding uncharacterized protein LOC113547807 isoform X3, producing MKFIKGKRPQNGQDRGGRFKVQQSGPRNRLRVAAANKATKIKRLRAIQKQSANGKHHNNMSKNNTRVAMNVVDARVRLLQKALEKPTVLVDARQKLTKQKDAREKIQERRLNSTSYNPIQNMGTSRSHSNNLGRVKIDSHGILTVKSILDERASSHHSSFRDRRPDRLPSVNKGRFDGVEKRRSSNTFNSELNTFRSDRPIEDIRPVRRDMRIPRRPIPNTQSTRRPPERPTRPMRVNDKPYNRPMAMDYEDSMEWEDTNRYSPTPVMRRNVGNAMFNHDGYQDDLSDRNSRNRGLSETLRSRLDSHQVALAKRSRPIGHKIIISNLEPSVTCEDIRELFADIGDLLESKVIRPGVAEVIYNRRADAIQAVDVYHNRQLDGRPMKCDMVRNAGSNTGPISVSGSLFERKREH
- the LOC113547807 gene encoding uncharacterized protein LOC113547807 isoform X2 encodes the protein MKFIKGKRPQNGQDRGGRFKVQQSGPRNRLRVAAANKATKIKRLRAIQKQSANGKHHNNMSKNNTRVAMNVVDARVRLLQKALEKPTVLVDARQKLTKQKDAREKIQERRLNSTSYNPIQNMGTSRSHSNNLGRVKIDSHGILTVKSILDERASSHHSSFRDRRPDRLPSVNKGRFDGVEKRRSSNTFNSELNTFRSDRPIEDIRPVRRDMRIPRRPIPNTQSTRRPPERPTRPMRVNDKPYNRPMAMDYEDSMEWEDTNRYSPTPVMRRNVGNAMFNHDGYQDDLSDRNSRGLSETLRSRLDSHQVALAKRSRPIGHKIIISNLEPSVTCEDIRELFADIGDLLESKVIRPGVAEVIYNRRADAIQAVDVYHNRQLDGRPMKCDMVRNAGSNTGPISVSGTSRRMPTRGADLYKPSAYVTYDIDAVHTALFNK
- the LOC113547807 gene encoding uncharacterized protein LOC113547807 isoform X1: MKFIKGKRPQNGQDRGGRFKVQQSGPRNRLRVAAANKATKIKRLRAIQKQSANGKHHNNMSKNNTRVAMNVVDARVRLLQKALEKPTVLVDARQKLTKQKDAREKIQERRLNSTSYNPIQNMGTSRSHSNNLGRVKIDSHGILTVKSILDERASSHHSSFRDRRPDRLPSVNKGRFDGVEKRRSSNTFNSELNTFRSDRPIEDIRPVRRDMRIPRRPIPNTQSTRRPPERPTRPMRVNDKPYNRPMAMDYEDSMEWEDTNRYSPTPVMRRNVGNAMFNHDGYQDDLSDRNSRNRGLSETLRSRLDSHQVALAKRSRPIGHKIIISNLEPSVTCEDIRELFADIGDLLESKVIRPGVAEVIYNRRADAIQAVDVYHNRQLDGRPMKCDMVRNAGSNTGPISVSGTSRRMPTRGADLYKPSAYVTYDIDAVHTALFNK
- the LOC113547807 gene encoding uncharacterized protein LOC113547807 isoform X4; this encodes MKFIKGKRPQNGQDRGGRFKVQQSGPRNRLRVAAANKATKIKRLRAIQKQSANGKHHNNMSKNNTRVAMNVVDARVRLLQKALEKPTVLVDARQKLTKQKDAREKIQERRLNSTSYNPIQNMGTSRSHSNNLGRVKIDSHGILTVKSILDERASSHHSSFRDRRPDRLPSVNKGRFDGVEKRRSSNTFNSELNTFRSDRPIEDIRPVRRDMRIPRRPIPNTQSTRRPPERPTRPMRVNDKPYNRPMAMDYEDSMEWEDTNRYSPTPVMRRNVGNAMFNHDGYQDDLSDRNSRNRGLSETLRSRLDSHQVALAKRSRPIGHKIIISNLEPSVTCEDIRELFADIGDLLESKVIRPGVAEVIYNRRADAIQAVDVYHNRQLDGRPMKCDMNKS